From a region of the Methanobacterium formicicum DSM 3637 genome:
- a CDS encoding DUF2085 domain-containing protein — protein MKHELSNEEFKFSNLICHRIPERTFKIRGHYFPVCSRCTGFYIGAFSYFILAYFVYVEYTVYLISIAIIMLIPAFLDGFTQLIGLRLSNNGLRLLTGLIGGLGLAIIVKAIKWMIISS, from the coding sequence ATGAAACACGAACTAAGTAATGAAGAATTTAAATTTTCAAATTTAATATGCCACAGAATCCCTGAAAGAACCTTTAAAATTAGGGGTCATTATTTTCCTGTTTGTTCAAGGTGCACAGGATTCTATATAGGGGCATTTTCCTATTTTATTTTAGCTTATTTTGTTTACGTCGAGTATACTGTTTATTTAATTTCTATCGCAATAATAATGTTAATTCCTGCTTTTTTAGATGGTTTTACGCAATTAATTGGTTTAAGATTGAGTAATAATGGGTTAAGATTATTAACTGGATTAATTGGAGGATTAGGTCTTGCAATTATCGTCAAAGCAATAAAATGGATGATAATTAGTAGTTGA